From Girardinichthys multiradiatus isolate DD_20200921_A chromosome 3, DD_fGirMul_XY1, whole genome shotgun sequence, the proteins below share one genomic window:
- the LOC124865810 gene encoding glutathione S-transferase kappa 1-like translates to MTSRKVVELFYDVVSPYSWLGFEVMCRYRNVWNIDLKLRPAFLGGIMHGAGNKPPGLVPNKFSYMTKDLHRLANYFDIPLHPPSDPFEVMFQKGSLSAMRFVTAVQQIEKGGDKQVEQVSRELWRRIWSEDKDITQPESFSEAAKKAGLTDSEIEEVLKLCISQEVKDKLKHTTQEALNYGAFGFPMLICHIDGKPEMFFGSDRFELMANCIGEKWLGPKPDSSASKL, encoded by the exons ATGACCTCAAGGAAAGTGGTTGAGCTGTTCTATGATGTGGTCTCGCCTTACTCCTGGCTCGGATTTGAG gtcatgtgtcGCTATAGGAACGTGTGGAACATCGACCTGAAGCTGCGTCCTGCGTTTCTGGGAGGCATCATGCATGGAGCAG GCAACAAGCCTCCTGGTTTAGTTCCCAACAAGTTTTCCTACATGACAAAGGATCTCCACCGCCTGGCCAACTACTTTGACATCCCTCTACACCCACCATCTGACCCATTTGAGGTCATGTTCCAAAAAG gaTCCTTGTCTGCGATGCGATTTGTGACAGCGGTGCAGCAGATCGAGAAAGGTGGAGACAAGCAGGTGGAGCAGGTTTCTCGGGAGCTGTGGAGGCGGATCTGGAGTGAGGACAAAGACATCACTCAACCTGAGTCGTTCTCTGAG GCAGCAAAAAAAGCAGGACTGACTGACAGTGAGATTGAGGAAGTACTGAAGCTGTGCATCTCACAGGAGGTCAAGGATAAgctcaaacacacaacacaggAAGCACTGAACTATGGG GCGTTTGGTTTCCCCATGCTGATTTGTCATATTGATGGAAAACCAGAGATGTTTTTTGGATCTGACAGATTTGAGCTTATGGCCAACTGCATTG GAGAGAAGTGGCTGGGACCTAAACCGGATAGCTCTGCCTCCAAGCTGTGA